From Bacteroidota bacterium, one genomic window encodes:
- a CDS encoding response regulator transcription factor, which translates to MEEQKTRILLVEDDPNFGAVLKDYLTMNDFNVTLATDGEKGIEIFKKDDFNLCILDVMMPKKDGFTTATEIKRMNPEIPLIFLTAKTLQQDIIEGFKLGADDYITKPFNSEELLYRISAVLKRGRLKQNNQQKEFQVGKYHFNYKSRILTHEGIQEKLSPKESELLRMFCMKVNDILYREEALKQIWGRDDYFTARSMDVFVTKLRKYLKDDPTLEIVNIHGNGFRLNMEEEEVVEK; encoded by the coding sequence ATGGAAGAGCAAAAAACAAGAATTCTTTTAGTAGAAGACGACCCTAATTTTGGAGCCGTATTAAAAGATTATCTCACCATGAATGATTTTAATGTAACACTTGCTACCGATGGTGAAAAAGGTATTGAGATTTTTAAGAAAGATGATTTTAATCTTTGTATTCTGGATGTGATGATGCCTAAGAAAGACGGCTTCACAACAGCTACAGAAATTAAGCGCATGAACCCTGAAATTCCCCTCATTTTTTTAACTGCAAAAACTTTGCAACAAGATATTATAGAAGGGTTTAAATTGGGTGCAGATGATTACATCACCAAACCTTTTAATAGCGAAGAATTATTGTATCGGATAAGTGCTGTATTAAAACGTGGCAGACTAAAACAAAACAATCAGCAGAAAGAATTTCAGGTGGGGAAATATCATTTCAATTATAAATCACGCATACTCACTCATGAGGGTATTCAGGAAAAACTATCTCCTAAAGAATCAGAATTGTTGCGCATGTTTTGTATGAAAGTAAATGATATTTTATATCGTGAAGAAGCATTAAAACAAATTTGGGGTAGAGACGATTATTTTACTGCCCGTAGTATGGATGTGTTTGTAACAAAATTGCGCAAGTATTTAAAGGATGATCCTACACTCGAAATTGTAAATATTCATGGCAATGGATTTCGTTTGAACATGGAAGAAGAGGAAGTGGTAGAGAAGTAA